Proteins co-encoded in one Chrysemys picta bellii isolate R12L10 chromosome 13, ASM1138683v2, whole genome shotgun sequence genomic window:
- the LOC101952936 gene encoding tyrosine-protein phosphatase non-receptor type substrate 1-like isoform X2, with amino-acid sequence MAFRTSAQLQLLSLLLGLSSLDKSGAGAQEFQLLQPQGAVSVSPGENLTLICSVTGLQPVGPVKWFKGSGSGRQLVYADVGSFPRVTRAVNHSDTDFTIRINDTRPEDAGIYRCVKFRKGSGADEEFRSGAGTVVSVSGYSQGSAVAAAAGTVCVLLVVLLLVFTYFFVRKKRGRSPGTARSQTPFPKNRRTQSQPGDSKDPDVLYADLQHTAGLQQPKKSAPEEHSEYAAVKVTQAIAR; translated from the exons ATGGCTTTCCGCACGTCGGCGCAGCTTCAGCTGCTGAGCTTGCTGCTGGGTCTCTCTTCCTTGGACAAGTCAG GGGCCGGGGCCCAGGAGTTccagctgctgcagccccagggcgccGTGTCGGTGTCACCGGGAGAGAATCTCACTCTGATCTGCTCTGTGACTGGGCTCCAGCCAGTGGGACCCGTGAAGTGGTTCAAGGGCTCGGGCAGTGGCCGCCAGCTCGTTTATGCAGACGTGGGATCATTCCCCCGGGTGACGCGGGCTGTGAATCACTCTGACACAGACTTCACCATCCGCATCAATGACACCCGCCCCGAGGACGCCGGGATCTATCGCTGTGTGAAGTTTAGGAAGGGGTCGGGAGCCGATGAGGAGTTCAGATCCGGCGCTGGCACCGTCGTGTCTGTGAGTG GTTACTCCCAGGGTTCagctgtggctgctgctgccGGCACCGTCTGTGTCCTCCTGGTCGTTTTACTCCTTGTCTTCACTTACTTCTTTGTGAGAAAGAAGAGAG GTAGGAGCCCCGGCACAGCCAG GTCTCAGACTCCCTTTCCCAAGAACAGAAGGACTCAGAGCCAG CCCGGTGATAGCAAAGACCCAGACGTGCTCTACGCTGACCTGCAGCACACGGCCGGGCTCCAGCAGCCCAAGAAGAGCGCCCCAGAAGAACATTCTGAATATGCTGCCGTTAAGGTAACCCAGGCCATCGCCAGGTAG
- the LOC101952936 gene encoding tyrosine-protein phosphatase non-receptor type substrate 1-like isoform X1, which translates to MAFRTSAQLQLLSLLLGLSSLDKSGAGAQEFQLLQPQGAVSVSPGENLTLICSVTGLQPVGPVKWFKGSGSGRQLVYADVGSFPRVTRAVNHSDTDFTIRINDTRPEDAGIYRCVKFRKGSGADEEFRSGAGTVVSVSGYSQGSAVAAAAGTVCVLLVVLLLVFTYFFVRKKRGECRGSTSLFQLLQGYLLLQARLTDPVVSFLCPSRSQTPFPKNRRTQSQPGDSKDPDVLYADLQHTAGLQQPKKSAPEEHSEYAAVKVTQAIAR; encoded by the exons ATGGCTTTCCGCACGTCGGCGCAGCTTCAGCTGCTGAGCTTGCTGCTGGGTCTCTCTTCCTTGGACAAGTCAG GGGCCGGGGCCCAGGAGTTccagctgctgcagccccagggcgccGTGTCGGTGTCACCGGGAGAGAATCTCACTCTGATCTGCTCTGTGACTGGGCTCCAGCCAGTGGGACCCGTGAAGTGGTTCAAGGGCTCGGGCAGTGGCCGCCAGCTCGTTTATGCAGACGTGGGATCATTCCCCCGGGTGACGCGGGCTGTGAATCACTCTGACACAGACTTCACCATCCGCATCAATGACACCCGCCCCGAGGACGCCGGGATCTATCGCTGTGTGAAGTTTAGGAAGGGGTCGGGAGCCGATGAGGAGTTCAGATCCGGCGCTGGCACCGTCGTGTCTGTGAGTG GTTACTCCCAGGGTTCagctgtggctgctgctgccGGCACCGTCTGTGTCCTCCTGGTCGTTTTACTCCTTGTCTTCACTTACTTCTTTGTGAGAAAGAAGAGAGGTGAGTGCCGTGGTTCAACCAGCCTGTTCCAGTTACTCCAGGGATATTTGCTGCTCCAAGCACGACTGACTGACCCTGTTGTTTCTTTCCTCTGCCCATCTAG GTCTCAGACTCCCTTTCCCAAGAACAGAAGGACTCAGAGCCAG CCCGGTGATAGCAAAGACCCAGACGTGCTCTACGCTGACCTGCAGCACACGGCCGGGCTCCAGCAGCCCAAGAAGAGCGCCCCAGAAGAACATTCTGAATATGCTGCCGTTAAGGTAACCCAGGCCATCGCCAGGTAG